The following are encoded in a window of Lacinutrix sp. WUR7 genomic DNA:
- a CDS encoding DUF1569 domain-containing protein, which yields MSIEKTNLAITSLESHLENHSVSNPKVSKSDIAWHIDHSLKVINSVVISLQKSDPNTFENNFSLLGKVFFTLGFFPRGKAKAPKYVKPPEVILKEDLVSQLQLAKTNVSTIANLDKNAYFKHPLFGHINKKRVTKFLVLHTTHHLKIIEDIMKK from the coding sequence ATGTCTATAGAAAAAACAAACCTTGCTATCACCTCCTTAGAATCTCATCTAGAAAACCATAGTGTATCTAACCCAAAAGTATCTAAAAGTGATATCGCTTGGCATATAGATCACAGTCTAAAAGTAATTAATAGCGTTGTTATTTCACTTCAAAAATCAGATCCAAATACCTTTGAAAATAATTTTAGCCTTTTAGGAAAGGTGTTTTTTACACTTGGCTTTTTCCCGAGAGGAAAAGCAAAAGCTCCAAAATATGTAAAACCTCCAGAAGTAATTCTAAAAGAAGATCTTGTTAGTCAATTACAACTAGCAAAAACGAATGTTAGTACAATAGCCAACTTAGACAAGAACGCTTATTTTAAGCATCCGTTATTTGGTCATATTAATAAAAAAAGAGTTACTAAATTTTTGGTATTACATACCACGCATCACTTGAAAATTATAGAGGATATTATGAAGAAGTAA
- a CDS encoding 3-hydroxybutyrate dehydrogenase, translated as MNKTVLITGSTSGIGLGIANQFAKEGYAIMFHGLEKNGAEIAKEVGEKYKVKVAFSNANLLQAEAIEGLVEETIKTFGSLHVLVNNAGIQFVSPIEDFPNSTYENIIAINMNAVFYASKAVWKQMKKQSFGRIINVSSVHGIRASEFKSAYVTAKHGVIGMTKVLALEGAPFNITCNAICPGYVKTPLVIGQIKDQAKAHNMTEEEVVEKVMLKKQAVKQFVPLEAIADMAILLAKDSSTTITGSSFVLDGGWSAQ; from the coding sequence ATGAATAAAACCGTTCTTATTACAGGGAGTACTAGCGGAATTGGTTTAGGAATAGCAAATCAATTTGCGAAAGAAGGATATGCTATTATGTTTCATGGTTTAGAAAAAAATGGAGCAGAAATCGCAAAGGAAGTTGGTGAGAAATATAAGGTAAAAGTGGCTTTTTCTAATGCGAATTTATTGCAAGCGGAAGCTATTGAAGGTTTAGTAGAGGAAACTATAAAGACCTTTGGAAGCTTGCATGTATTAGTAAATAATGCCGGAATACAATTTGTTTCGCCTATAGAAGATTTTCCAAATAGTACATACGAAAATATTATAGCCATAAATATGAACGCTGTTTTTTACGCTTCTAAAGCGGTTTGGAAACAGATGAAAAAACAAAGTTTTGGTAGAATAATAAATGTCTCTTCGGTGCATGGTATTCGTGCTTCCGAATTTAAATCGGCTTACGTTACCGCAAAACATGGTGTTATTGGTATGACCAAAGTCTTGGCTTTAGAAGGCGCACCTTTTAATATTACGTGTAACGCTATTTGTCCGGGTTATGTAAAAACACCTTTGGTAATCGGACAAATAAAAGACCAAGCCAAAGCACATAATATGACCGAAGAGGAGGTTGTAGAAAAAGTGATGCTTAAAAAGCAAGCGGTAAAACAATTTGTACCTCTAGAAGCGATTGCGGATATGGCAATATTGCTAGCAAAAGATAGCTCCACAACCATAACAGGTTCCTCCTTTGTTTTAGATGGAGGTTGGAGTGCACAATAA
- a CDS encoding alpha/beta fold hydrolase — MSKIQVNDIELDYEDYGKGKVLLLLHGLGSTKKDWDGQVPFFSEKYRVIALDLRGHGDSTKPLDAYGVELMTEDVKQLLDKLAIKKATFVGFSMGGAVAFEMAAKHPEYLDNLVIVNSGPDFNDMGKTGEELLKNRTEFLQTKGVEPLAKEIAFNMFPEAHQVAMRNQFEERCKKNDYNAYFKSFVTLMDWGLGDRIKDINTRTLVVASDMDYTPIAFKQAYVDTLQNASLVVIENSRHGVVIDQPEAFNVALEKFLENE, encoded by the coding sequence ATGTCAAAAATACAAGTTAATGATATAGAACTTGATTATGAAGATTATGGAAAAGGAAAGGTACTTCTGTTACTTCATGGTTTAGGATCCACAAAAAAAGATTGGGACGGTCAAGTCCCTTTCTTTTCTGAAAAATATCGAGTTATTGCCTTAGATTTAAGAGGTCACGGAGATTCTACAAAACCATTAGATGCGTATGGTGTAGAATTAATGACCGAAGATGTAAAGCAGTTATTAGATAAACTAGCGATTAAAAAAGCAACTTTTGTTGGTTTTTCTATGGGTGGCGCTGTGGCTTTTGAAATGGCTGCAAAACATCCAGAATACTTAGATAATCTAGTGATTGTAAATAGTGGTCCCGATTTTAACGATATGGGAAAAACGGGAGAAGAGCTTTTAAAAAATCGTACCGAATTTCTACAAACAAAAGGTGTAGAACCATTAGCCAAAGAAATTGCATTTAATATGTTTCCCGAAGCACATCAAGTAGCTATGCGAAACCAATTTGAAGAACGTTGCAAAAAGAATGATTACAATGCGTACTTCAAATCTTTTGTAACCTTAATGGATTGGGGATTAGGAGATAGAATAAAAGACATAAATACAAGAACTTTAGTGGTAGCATCCGATATGGATTATACGCCAATTGCCTTTAAGCAAGCTTATGTAGATACATTACAAAACGCTTCCTTGGTGGTTATTGAAAATTCTAGACATGGTGTTGTTATCGATCAGCCAGAAGCTTTTAATGTCGCACTTGAAAAATTTTTAGAAAATGAATAA
- a CDS encoding TonB-dependent receptor yields the protein MKKLLFLLTLISSLVINAQDSGSVKGTITEASGMPLAGAAVYIKSLDKGGVTDFDGNFTIEDVAEGTHTVSISYIGFETLEQSVSVTAGKTTQLNSQLKESNSVLDEVIITAGKKPQKITDVPATVNVITARDIEEFPSFNIGELAARQKGVDFVRTGVLGTGINIRGFNSAFNSKNLQVTDDRLSTLIATGLPMGSFSTVTKDDISRVEILLGPNGTLYGPNAHNGLVSTITKNPRQSEGTTFAVGAGNQNVVTARLRHAQVLNDKFAYKFHFERSQGTEFNYADSVYVGTTAYKELDLDRDFDSQKYGASLFYKPTKSSEITGYYGHSNSNNIGVTSAGRNQIKDWSIDVAQVKFVSKNFFANTYYTWSKTDETYAMNQRTQNYVSFIDNGFSEEEASERSFTEQWFQTGANFGDGIVLQRGALFKDASKRFNAEAQYNNNWNQFYLTLGAQYQLDMADSKGTYLFDEGGIDLDQTGVYTQMEYKLSDSGWGFLVGGRIDNHELYGSNFIPKAAITKKVKSGTFRLTYGKGIAVPSILNLKGNLFGGLVIGNGEGFTLTDGTKIGKLDVETINSYEIGYKGKLSEKLFIDTNAYYNQSDNFISPLVNIADAANGNNVTHVGDTPIGDLVDGSTGAFVLTYLNFGHVDTYGLDVGLNYYFNDSFRTSVNYSYFDRSLDTDDMDNDGNLDGQVLESELPINTPNHKFSVGLHYGKGKFYGALFGRYVQKYDFFSGINVAAETQDQDGDGINEIVENAQVGRTWNYGQLGGFSVDANAGYNFNDNLSLGLSITNLFNAKNREFVASPVIETLVSFELKYKVNFFKKKPATIN from the coding sequence ATGAAAAAACTACTATTCTTATTAACCTTGATTAGCTCTTTGGTTATTAATGCGCAAGATTCAGGAAGCGTAAAAGGAACAATTACGGAAGCAAGTGGTATGCCTTTAGCTGGAGCAGCAGTATATATTAAAAGTTTAGACAAAGGAGGTGTTACCGATTTTGATGGTAATTTTACTATTGAAGATGTTGCAGAAGGTACACATACCGTGTCTATATCTTATATTGGTTTTGAAACGCTAGAACAAAGTGTTTCAGTAACTGCTGGAAAAACAACACAATTAAACTCACAATTAAAAGAATCTAATAGTGTTTTAGATGAAGTTATAATCACAGCAGGGAAAAAACCACAAAAAATTACAGATGTACCAGCTACCGTTAATGTAATTACCGCTAGAGATATTGAAGAGTTTCCTAGTTTTAATATTGGGGAATTAGCGGCAAGACAAAAAGGTGTTGATTTTGTACGTACTGGTGTTCTAGGAACTGGTATTAATATTAGAGGATTTAACTCTGCTTTTAATTCTAAAAACTTACAAGTAACAGATGATAGATTATCCACGTTAATTGCTACTGGATTACCAATGGGGTCTTTTTCTACAGTAACTAAAGATGACATCTCTAGAGTAGAAATTTTATTAGGACCTAACGGAACGCTTTATGGTCCAAACGCACATAACGGATTGGTAAGTACAATTACTAAAAATCCTAGACAGTCGGAAGGAACTACATTTGCAGTAGGTGCTGGTAACCAAAACGTGGTAACTGCAAGATTAAGACATGCGCAAGTACTGAATGATAAGTTTGCTTATAAATTTCATTTTGAAAGATCCCAAGGAACAGAGTTCAACTACGCAGATAGTGTATATGTAGGAACAACAGCATATAAAGAATTAGATCTGGACCGTGATTTTGACTCACAAAAATATGGCGCTTCTTTATTTTATAAGCCAACAAAAAGTTCAGAAATAACGGGATACTACGGACACAGTAATAGTAATAACATTGGAGTTACTAGTGCAGGTCGTAACCAAATTAAAGATTGGAGTATCGATGTAGCACAAGTAAAATTTGTTTCTAAAAACTTTTTTGCAAATACCTATTACACATGGAGTAAAACAGATGAAACCTACGCCATGAACCAACGCACACAAAATTATGTGTCTTTTATAGATAATGGTTTTTCGGAAGAAGAAGCTAGTGAGCGCTCTTTTACAGAGCAATGGTTTCAAACGGGTGCTAATTTTGGAGATGGTATTGTATTGCAACGTGGTGCTCTTTTTAAAGATGCCTCTAAACGTTTCAATGCAGAAGCACAATACAATAACAATTGGAACCAATTCTATTTAACTTTAGGTGCGCAATACCAATTAGATATGGCAGATTCTAAGGGTACATATCTTTTTGATGAAGGCGGAATTGATTTAGATCAAACAGGTGTGTATACACAAATGGAATATAAATTAAGCGATTCTGGATGGGGATTCTTAGTAGGAGGAAGAATAGATAATCATGAATTATATGGTTCTAACTTTATACCAAAAGCTGCAATTACTAAAAAAGTGAAAAGCGGAACATTCCGTTTAACTTACGGTAAAGGTATTGCTGTGCCATCCATCTTAAACCTTAAAGGAAACTTATTTGGAGGTTTAGTTATCGGAAATGGTGAAGGATTCACATTAACAGATGGAACAAAAATTGGAAAATTAGATGTGGAAACTATTAATTCTTATGAAATAGGATACAAAGGGAAATTATCAGAAAAACTATTTATAGATACTAATGCGTATTATAACCAGTCTGATAATTTTATCAGTCCGTTAGTGAATATTGCAGATGCCGCAAATGGTAATAATGTAACCCATGTAGGGGATACGCCAATTGGAGATCTTGTAGATGGTTCTACTGGAGCTTTTGTATTAACCTATTTAAACTTTGGTCATGTAGATACTTACGGTTTAGATGTAGGACTAAACTACTACTTTAATGATAGTTTTAGAACTTCTGTTAATTACTCCTATTTTGATAGAAGTCTAGATACAGATGATATGGATAATGATGGTAATTTAGACGGACAAGTTTTAGAAAGTGAATTGCCAATTAATACACCAAATCATAAATTTAGTGTTGGTCTTCATTACGGAAAAGGTAAATTCTATGGTGCACTCTTCGGAAGATATGTGCAAAAATATGATTTCTTCTCTGGTATTAATGTAGCTGCAGAAACACAAGATCAAGATGGAGATGGTATCAATGAAATTGTTGAAAACGCTCAGGTAGGAAGAACTTGGAATTACGGACAATTAGGTGGTTTTTCCGTAGATGCAAATGCAGGATATAACTTTAATGATAACTTATCCTTGGGTTTAAGTATTACAAACTTATTTAATGCTAAAAATAGAGAATTTGTAGCTTCTCCAGTTATTGAAACATTGGTTTCTTTTGAGTTAAAGTACAAAGTAAACTTCTTTAAAAAGAAACCAGCAACTATTAACTAA
- a CDS encoding alpha/beta fold hydrolase: MKRLTLLFIFTLISTIMFSQKSDKLMKEIISQYDFKSHAVVIDSTEISYIKEGIGEKTILFVHGLSSNSDAWSENIKDLKDHYTCVALDLPGYGRSSKPEVDYTPTYFAEILHKFIAELELKNVVLVGHSMGGQASVKLATSYAADIEKLILIAPAGLEQFSEAGSNMLKSFFTVDMVKNTTDEQIEKNYALNFYQLPEETSRMIADRKEIKLATDFDAHCTAIVSSISGMLNDPVYTDLENIAKKTLVVFGNKDMLIPNRYLNPTLTIEDVGEIASQKIKEVKVAYVEDAGHFVQFEKPIEVNQLIQQFMNAN, translated from the coding sequence ATGAAAAGACTTACGCTATTATTTATTTTCACTTTAATTAGCACCATTATGTTTTCGCAAAAATCAGATAAACTTATGAAAGAAATAATTTCTCAATATGATTTTAAATCACATGCAGTGGTAATTGACAGCACGGAAATAAGTTATATTAAAGAAGGAATTGGTGAAAAAACAATCTTGTTTGTACATGGATTAAGTAGTAATTCGGATGCATGGTCTGAAAATATTAAGGACTTAAAAGATCATTACACCTGCGTTGCTTTGGATTTACCAGGATACGGAAGATCCTCTAAACCTGAAGTAGATTATACGCCAACGTACTTCGCTGAAATTTTACATAAATTCATAGCGGAATTAGAATTGAAAAATGTGGTTCTTGTTGGACATTCTATGGGCGGACAAGCAAGTGTTAAACTAGCGACTTCTTATGCAGCAGATATTGAAAAACTAATTTTGATTGCTCCAGCAGGATTAGAACAGTTTTCGGAAGCTGGTTCTAATATGCTAAAAAGTTTTTTCACTGTCGATATGGTGAAAAACACAACAGACGAGCAAATTGAAAAAAACTATGCCTTAAACTTTTACCAGTTGCCAGAAGAGACATCTAGAATGATTGCGGATAGAAAGGAAATTAAATTAGCTACAGATTTTGATGCACATTGTACCGCTATTGTGAGTAGTATTTCTGGAATGCTAAACGATCCGGTGTATACAGATTTAGAGAATATTGCAAAAAAGACATTAGTTGTTTTTGGTAATAAAGACATGCTTATTCCTAACCGTTATTTAAATCCCACCTTAACTATTGAAGATGTTGGTGAGATAGCTTCCCAAAAAATAAAGGAAGTAAAAGTCGCGTATGTAGAAGATGCTGGTCATTTTGTGCAATTTGAAAAACCGATAGAGGTTAATCAGCTTATTCAACAATTTATGAATGCTAATTAA
- a CDS encoding class I adenylate-forming enzyme family protein — protein sequence MDALDWTAKWADYTPDKIALTSYDTNISYTYNDLHIYANRLIHKFTELHLEEGNRIAVLAEHSLEYMVLFVACQRMGLVMVPLNYRLPVSEIAKLLVDCIPCLFIYNENHQDKLAQLPLEKIQTISVDKLEHFFHNEENHAVKTYSIKEDNALFIFYTSGTTGAPKGVIYTNKMLFWNSLNTSMQLGITFRDSTINTLPPYHTSGWNVFITPLLHKGAHIGMLEKFDAENILCLLERNKTTLFMALPTMLLMMQKTAVFKNVNLEKMRYIISGGEKVPSELVSFWKTEKNIYIRPGYGLTEAGPSITSLHHKMAVLKPNSIGKPNFYLDLKIVNAKGETVKTNEVGELCIKGNIVTPGYWNNSVKTSSKIKKGWLFTGDFAYSDAEGFLYMKGRKNDMYISGGENIYPQEIEVQLELIKGIKKAVVLSVKDEKWGECGIAFVTTENEDLSVTAIREVLKTNLVAFKHPKHLFILDEIPLTSLGKVSRKKLYNYFNTIKSEQ from the coding sequence GTGGACGCACTAGATTGGACAGCTAAATGGGCAGATTATACGCCCGACAAAATTGCATTAACATCGTATGACACTAATATTAGTTATACGTATAATGACTTGCATATCTACGCCAATCGGTTAATCCATAAATTTACAGAGCTTCATTTGGAAGAAGGCAATAGAATCGCTGTTTTAGCAGAGCATAGCCTGGAATATATGGTGCTCTTTGTGGCTTGCCAACGTATGGGATTGGTAATGGTTCCTTTAAATTATCGCTTACCGGTAAGTGAAATAGCAAAACTTCTTGTAGACTGTATACCTTGTTTATTTATATATAATGAAAATCATCAAGATAAATTAGCGCAATTACCACTAGAAAAGATACAAACAATCTCTGTGGACAAACTAGAACACTTTTTTCATAATGAAGAAAATCATGCAGTAAAAACTTATTCTATTAAAGAGGATAATGCCTTATTTATATTTTATACTTCGGGAACTACAGGTGCGCCAAAAGGGGTTATTTATACCAATAAAATGTTGTTTTGGAATAGCTTAAATACATCGATGCAGTTGGGGATTACCTTTCGAGATTCCACAATAAATACCTTGCCGCCGTATCATACATCTGGATGGAATGTTTTTATAACGCCACTTTTGCATAAAGGAGCACATATTGGTATGTTAGAAAAGTTCGATGCAGAAAACATATTATGCCTTTTAGAACGCAACAAAACGACTTTGTTTATGGCTTTGCCAACCATGCTATTAATGATGCAGAAAACGGCAGTTTTTAAAAATGTAAACCTAGAAAAAATGCGTTACATTATTTCTGGTGGTGAAAAAGTGCCATCCGAACTTGTTTCTTTCTGGAAAACAGAAAAAAATATTTACATAAGACCAGGCTATGGTTTAACCGAAGCTGGTCCAAGTATTACTTCGTTACATCATAAAATGGCAGTGCTTAAACCAAATTCTATAGGAAAGCCTAATTTTTATTTAGATCTAAAAATTGTGAATGCCAAAGGAGAGACCGTTAAGACAAATGAAGTTGGTGAACTCTGTATTAAAGGGAATATAGTAACTCCGGGATATTGGAATAATTCCGTTAAAACCAGCAGTAAAATAAAAAAAGGATGGCTGTTTACTGGCGACTTTGCGTATAGTGATGCAGAAGGTTTTTTGTATATGAAAGGACGCAAAAACGACATGTATATTTCTGGTGGAGAAAATATTTATCCGCAAGAAATTGAGGTGCAGTTGGAATTAATAAAAGGAATAAAGAAAGCAGTAGTTTTAAGTGTGAAGGATGAAAAATGGGGAGAATGCGGCATAGCATTTGTAACCACAGAAAATGAAGATCTTTCCGTGACCGCAATTCGGGAAGTTTTAAAAACGAATCTGGTAGCTTTTAAGCATCCAAAACATCTTTTTATTTTAGATGAAATTCCGCTAACCAGTTTGGGTAAAGTTTCTAGAAAAAAATTATATAATTATTTTAATACTATTAAATCAGAACAATGA
- a CDS encoding sodium/pantothenate symporter, which produces MIASDKLVTYMWILLAVYAAVILFFVIRGARKNTSIKDYAVGNIGFPSWVVGLSLAASMTSAATFIINPGFIALYGISGVISFAIVLPIAAFVSLIVFTKGFVKQGNSVKATTMAQWIGKRYKSKSYAFFFGIIALLLITFIVLINVGLTQVISKSLNADPFYVLMGITTFVFGYMMFGGANSMVYTNTIQAIIMFVVAIILISSGSEYFTDGISGFFDKLNAIDPNLTKPTNPSSFLFRDYFEIIFTQIVIGVAIVCQPHIITKSLLLKDSSKINTYLFSGIAFMIVFFLVVIVGLYARISFPDFMVNGEKLRMDEIIPTYVVTKFSVGIGLVIVVGLISAGLSTLESLIQSLSITITSDIINPLFKDRFTEKTISINKAVIVVLGVVSFLLSWQQIKNPDVSVAIFAQNGVYAYFAAAFVPVLFGTFLDNVSLRAVFIASVTAIVVHFGIYYGRITPYMQEPVNNPGVSAAIGIITSLVIGYIIYKIDFNKEASGRTRLDS; this is translated from the coding sequence ATGATAGCATCAGACAAGTTAGTGACTTATATGTGGATTTTATTAGCAGTGTATGCTGCAGTAATATTATTTTTCGTCATACGTGGTGCTCGAAAAAACACAAGCATAAAAGATTATGCCGTTGGAAATATAGGTTTCCCTTCTTGGGTAGTTGGTTTGTCTTTGGCGGCTTCTATGACAAGTGCTGCAACCTTTATTATTAATCCCGGATTTATTGCGCTATACGGAATTTCAGGAGTAATCTCTTTCGCTATTGTATTACCAATTGCTGCATTTGTATCGCTTATTGTTTTTACCAAAGGTTTTGTAAAGCAAGGTAATTCTGTGAAAGCCACAACCATGGCACAATGGATAGGGAAACGGTATAAAAGTAAAAGCTATGCGTTTTTCTTCGGTATTATAGCACTCTTACTCATTACTTTTATTGTGCTAATTAATGTTGGATTAACACAGGTTATTTCTAAATCCCTAAATGCAGATCCTTTTTATGTGCTTATGGGAATTACCACATTTGTGTTTGGTTATATGATGTTTGGTGGGGCAAACTCTATGGTGTATACCAATACTATTCAGGCGATCATTATGTTTGTTGTTGCTATTATTTTAATTAGTTCTGGGTCTGAATATTTTACTGATGGTATTTCTGGTTTCTTCGATAAATTAAATGCTATAGACCCTAATCTTACTAAACCAACAAACCCATCAAGCTTTCTTTTTCGAGATTATTTTGAAATTATTTTTACCCAAATAGTAATTGGTGTTGCTATTGTTTGTCAGCCACACATTATTACAAAATCACTATTATTAAAAGATTCTTCAAAAATAAACACCTATTTGTTTAGCGGGATTGCTTTTATGATTGTTTTCTTTTTAGTGGTAATTGTTGGTTTGTATGCTCGAATTAGTTTTCCTGACTTTATGGTCAATGGAGAAAAACTAAGAATGGATGAAATTATACCAACCTACGTTGTTACTAAGTTTTCTGTAGGTATTGGTTTAGTTATTGTTGTGGGTTTAATTTCGGCAGGATTATCGACCTTAGAGAGTTTGATTCAATCGTTGTCTATTACCATTACTTCAGATATCATCAATCCTTTGTTTAAGGATAGGTTTACCGAAAAAACAATTTCAATCAATAAAGCAGTTATTGTTGTCCTTGGTGTTGTGAGCTTTTTATTAAGTTGGCAACAAATTAAAAACCCAGACGTTAGTGTGGCTATTTTTGCTCAAAACGGGGTCTATGCTTACTTTGCAGCTGCTTTTGTGCCTGTTCTGTTTGGAACATTTTTAGATAATGTTTCTTTAAGGGCTGTTTTTATAGCAAGTGTTACGGCAATAGTGGTACATTTTGGTATTTACTACGGAAGGATAACACCGTACATGCAAGAACCGGTTAATAATCCTGGGGTTTCTGCGGCAATAGGAATAATAACATCCCTAGTGATTGGGTACATTATATATAAAATAGATTTTAATAAAGAAGCAAGTGGACGCACTAGATTGGACAGCTAA
- the rpmA gene encoding 50S ribosomal protein L27, with product MAHKKGVGSSKNGRESESKRLGVKIFGGQAAIAGNIILRQRGNTHHPAENVYQGKDHTLHARVDGLVKFTKKRNNRSYVSIEPFEV from the coding sequence ATGGCTCATAAAAAAGGAGTTGGTAGTTCGAAGAATGGTAGAGAATCAGAATCAAAACGTTTAGGCGTGAAGATATTTGGTGGACAAGCTGCTATTGCTGGAAATATCATATTAAGACAAAGAGGTAATACGCATCACCCAGCGGAGAACGTATACCAAGGAAAAGATCACACTTTACACGCTAGAGTAGATGGTCTTGTGAAATTCACTAAAAAAAGAAACAATAGATCTTATGTATCTATTGAGCCTTTCGAAGTTTAA
- the rplU gene encoding 50S ribosomal protein L21 has translation MYAIVEIAGHQFKVEKDQKVFVNRLASEEGKTMSFDNVLLIADGSNVTVGAPAIDGAQVSVKILKHLQGDKVIVFKKKRRKGYRVKNGHRQALTEIVIESIVASGAKKAAPAKKAAAPKAEAKPAAKKATGKADDLKKVEGIGPKIAETLVEAGIATFADLAKTDAAKISEIIAGVRGNHVTDTWPAQAKLAADGKWDELKKWQDELDGGKA, from the coding sequence ATGTACGCAATTGTAGAGATAGCAGGGCATCAATTCAAAGTTGAAAAAGACCAAAAAGTTTTTGTTAACCGTTTAGCATCAGAAGAAGGAAAGACAATGTCTTTCGATAATGTTCTTTTAATTGCAGATGGTAGCAATGTAACTGTAGGCGCCCCAGCTATAGATGGAGCACAAGTAAGTGTGAAAATCTTAAAGCACCTTCAAGGTGATAAAGTTATTGTTTTCAAAAAGAAAAGAAGAAAAGGTTACCGTGTAAAGAATGGACACAGACAAGCCTTAACTGAAATCGTGATTGAAAGCATTGTAGCTTCAGGAGCTAAAAAAGCTGCTCCAGCTAAAAAAGCCGCTGCTCCAAAGGCAGAAGCAAAACCAGCTGCTAAAAAAGCAACAGGTAAAGCAGATGATTTAAAGAAAGTTGAAGGTATTGGACCTAAAATTGCTGAAACATTAGTAGAAGCTGGAATCGCGACTTTCGCAGATTTAGCTAAAACAGATGCAGCAAAAATTTCTGAAATCATTGCAGGTGTTCGTGGTAATCACGTAACAGATACTTGGCCAGCACAAGCTAAATTAGCTGCTGATGGTAAGTGGGACGAGCTTAAAAAATGGCAAGACGAATTAGATGGTGGTAAAGCTTAA
- a CDS encoding DUF4199 domain-containing protein: MNSSSSVAVKYGVFTTIALIAYFLIIKLLGLHTNPWFRMVNGLFMGYGIYLSIKKYKTISHGEFDYGNGFKVGIITGFLATFLFALFMGIYMFHIDIEFKNTLLKDWFNDGGYGGGILIFVILVEGLASSTILTLTFMQVLKNSTKVVQKQ; encoded by the coding sequence ATGAATTCTTCTTCATCTGTGGCTGTTAAATATGGCGTTTTTACAACTATAGCGCTTATAGCATATTTTCTAATTATTAAATTGTTAGGACTGCATACTAATCCCTGGTTTAGAATGGTAAACGGATTATTTATGGGGTACGGAATTTATCTATCTATTAAAAAGTATAAAACGATATCACATGGAGAATTTGACTATGGAAACGGCTTTAAGGTTGGAATAATTACTGGTTTTTTAGCAACGTTTCTTTTTGCCTTGTTTATGGGGATTTATATGTTTCATATAGATATAGAATTTAAGAATACCTTATTGAAAGATTGGTTTAATGATGGTGGGTATGGTGGCGGAATTTTAATCTTTGTAATTCTTGTTGAAGGTTTAGCATCTTCAACAATTTTAACACTTACTTTCATGCAGGTTTTAAAAAACAGCACAAAAGTTGTTCAAAAGCAATAA